CGGGGTAGATGGTAGGCCTTGACCTTCAGTTAGGTGTCAATTCAAAAAGTATGGAAAATTATCCGGTTAATGTTAAGTCTGCTTTAtaggtgtcaatttagttcggaatattttaattttgtcaattaaattctaaaattttgcgCCAAATTTCAATGCAATCTATCTGGTCAACTTTTTCACTAAAAATCGCTGGCCAATAGCCTATGTGGCACAAcgccacgtcaacaatttctagTGAAAAATGAcaggaatgactatattgaaatttcgtgcaaagatggactcaattgacaagattgaaagtttaggattaaattggaatCCATACCATATATCTAAAACtagttgaatatttttttctcaaaaaatacaTAAACTTTTCATTCTGAGGATAATTTTGACCTAAACTTTCAataacgttaaaaaaaaaaaaaggcacaaacaTCTACCTGAAGAACAATTTCCACCACATTACACGTTCAAGAAAGTATTGCCTACATCACATCACTccgcaataatttttaattaattgttatttattttttgagaattgattatataacattTTTGTTATGCTAACAATCTattttggaccacaaaaaaataaataacaattaattaaaatttattgtgGGGTCTACTCTTTAAAGAATTTGTGATTTACAAGATAATGTTATTCTCACAATCACCCAAAAACTCTTATACTAACAaagtccttattttttttattgtccggAACAGACTATTAATTTTATAATCTTATATTCACCCAAAACTATATTGTCCTCGAGCAAATCAGATCTGTCAAAAGTGGCGGAATTAATTCAGAAAGAGAAAGCTGAGTGGGATATCCGCACAATTAAACTTATGTTTGATGAGGAAACCGCCAAGGATATCCTTTCTATTCTATTAAGCCCCGTCCCTCTTGAAGATAAGCAGAAATGGACTGGAAATCAAACGGGGAACTTCTTTGTCAAGAGTGCCTACAACTCTCTCGACGAAAGAATGACCCAACTTGGACTATTAACCGCATTTATGAGCTATGTAACGACtaacaatggctcaaattgtcTCTCAAGTCAAATTTTATGCCTTACCTCACTTTTGAAAGTTGGGTTAATACTACCAAAAATCTAAATCATGCATGTTGTGGCACATTcactccaaacttttttgtgacactaaaaaccaCAAACTTGTACCTATATaagtgtgacaaatttactctccgttatggtttctttgattaaaaaaactataacggagggtaaatatgtTCCACGGATACaacttttggatttttgatatcagaaaaaataataataataataaatatgtGACAGTGAGTATAATTTAGGGGTTTTGGTTGTATTAACCCTTGAAAGTTTATGTCAAAAGATTcctcgtgtttttttttttttttggttaagttCAATAATCATCTTCAGATTTCACATCTTTATCACTGCACAGTGCACGCTTGTTCTGTTGATTAAATTTACGTCCTcgcttttaacaaaaaaaatagcaaaattgCCACTTTCTTTCCCGAACTACCATCGATATTTTCTTGCGCCCCACCTTCTTAAAAACCCTAGACTTCGATGTCCAAGCTCTAGCCCATTCGTCGTCGCCGCCACTCTCCTCGATCTCGCCCTCACCAGCTGCTgaacctcctctctctctctctctctctctctctctctctctcaaaggcaAGGAGCACCACCACCGACCGCACATCAGCAATTGCCTCAGCGATTCCCTACCTCATATGCGACTAAGTTAGACCCAAGGTCGTGCGATTCCGACGACGTCGATCTCAAATTGAGGTCGTGAAAGTCATGGACGACCATAGATTACCTAGGGCATAAGTGAGCTGAAGAGAACGCAGAGAAATGATAAAGGAAGATCGCAAATAGATTCCTTAAGTTGCATGGGAGCTCAAATTGCTCCCCACGTGCAGCATCCTTGTTTCTACAACTTATAGCATTCCAAAGTGCAAATAATGTTGTCCgactcttcttttccttcctcctcttcttcttctttcatccaTTTCTCAACATCCCAAGTGTCTCTCCAATTCTCACCAAACCTCATCAGAAGATTCAACGAAGTAGAAAACATGTTTTGTCTCCATTTCTCTAGTGGCGGTAGTCCCTACTCTCCAGCAAGCCAATTCTCATAATCAAACtgcccggaaaaaaaaaaatgtaggatGATGATCATATATCTAGAaggaaaatgttagataattaAAATGATAAATTCAATTAGCATTTAAATAAGGTTTCGGAGTCTAATTAACAAAATAAGTTACAGTAATTGAAAAAACGAATGCCTCGATTCTATAATTTAAATTGTCAAATTCATGaagatttctctattttcttattGTTCAATTTCTACATGAAATTGGGTTTGATTTGCTAAATTTAGTAGTGCAAGTGGGTTTCTTCGTGTAGGTACCTTTTCCAATTGAAGCCTGTGAGTATGACGCTTGGGCCATAAGACCGCCTCGATCTGTTGGCAATGTTCTTGAACCGATGACGTCATCTCTTCTTTACTTGGCAACAGTAATTTCCCAGGTAAAATTTTTGCTACCCAGCTTGATTGTAACTCGCTGAGGAGAGTTGAAATAGTCTATTCGCAgttcaaaatatataaaagtCACACAAAGGCTAAAccttattaataaaaattcccaaaaagtactatttttctttttgcaaaatatgTCATTTACCGAATTAATATATTCTCGGAAATATAAACATATAATAATTCCTTTAGAATTCCTTTTGttctcgttaaaaaaaaaatcatatcagcTAAATTGCATACCCGACATGGTATGAAGATGAAAGTGAGCGACGGAGCTAGCGCGGGCGGGAAAACGTGTTTATACAAAGGTGCGACACGGTTATCGTCCATGTTCACGATTCCATTTGTTTTGAGAAATGGGAAGTGGTACTTGTACCTGAGAAACAAGAACAATAGGCataccaaataaaggaaaataccaACAAAAGTACAAACATCGACATACATGTGTGCTGGGACATAAGTAAGCATTGGAAAAACAAACGGTCCATACCGGGAACAATGGATGATAGCATTTGCACGTATCGATGATCCATTTTGGAAGACTAGTTTCCCGTCATCTTGGGCGTAATCAATCTGTGTTTTCAACGAGTCACATCATGATCCGAATAATAATTCTGGGCAATTGCTTCGatgctagaaaaaaaaaaaacatttacaaTACCGGGGAATGTCGGTATAGGCCGCCATGAATCTTAAACTTGGTGACTTCTTTTGAAGCTAGGTGAACTTCTTTCGCGACGTGTAGGATGTCGTTCGCAATGTCGATCGCGCTCGGTCCATTTCCAATGATCACTACAATCTGTCAAAAGGCGATGAATTGAGGTAGATATATTCATGAGAAAAATTTTACACTTGCTAGCATTTATTGAAATTCATTGGCACGAAGAGTGACTCGGAGTAAAGAATGTCATACCTTATCTTTGTATGGTTCGGGAACTCGAAAGTTATGGCTATATATTTGTTCTCCTCCCCCAAGTACTTCTACCTACGGTACGTTGGAAGGTAGGCACGGCTTAGCTCAAAGTAGGACAACTCGAGAGCCGATCGTCCTAACATTATGAAGATCCTTTTTCATAGTACTTGAAACAAGGACAATTGTGAAGTTATGATATGTACCTGGAAATTCAGCTAGCCTTGGCTCGGTATACTTGCCATTGCAGACGACCACGGCCTCAAACACCTCCGCACGCACTTCGCCGTCCGGCGTCCGCCACTCCACATCCCACTCCTCATTCCTCCCCTCGATGACTCGCTCGACCCAAACCACTTCATGCTCGAATCAGACCAGCTTGACCACCCCGGAATCCGCCGTGAAACCTCGCGGGAACCGGAGCATCTCCTCGTCACCTGGAAATGGCCTAGGATCAACTCCGACACCGTGTTTCGCTTCGAACGGGTAGTCCAAGAACCCCATGATTGGCCTCGGGAGGTTTGTTCGAAGCGACTTGTACATGCTGCTGTGGACGACCTCATGAGCCTGATCGAGGCCCGACAGATCGGACTTGACCCAGGGGTCGTAGACCCACATGCTGTTGACTTTGCTGCCCTTCTCGAAGACCACCACGGTGTGGCCTTCTCGACGGAGCTCTCGGGCTGCCACGAGACCCGACATGCCAGCTCCGATCACGGCTGCTTTCACGCTCCATTTTGCCATGGgtttcttttttgtgcatgaCATTTTCTTTAGAGATCCTTATATACGAGAATGATggaggccctgtttggttcagcatttggccaagggactttgagaaaatgcaaatacctttgtaCTAAaggctttttcaaaatgcaagtactgtttggtaaaatgtattttaaaaacacatttggaaagcaactttgacgtaaatattgtttggtgaaaaatgaactctgtaaagtatttttactttttgaaaaaaaagcggcGGTGGCGACAGCAGCGGCTAGCGGCGAGGGGCGGCGATTGGCGGGTGATGGGGAGCGGCCCGCGGGAGGGCCGGCGACGGGCGGTGGCCAAGTGTTAGGCGACGGCCGACGTGCAACGGACAACGGGGGAaggcggcgggcgggcggcaAGCGGTGGCCGGGTGGTGGTCGGGCTGCGGACGGGCGATGTAGGCAGGAggacggtgggcggcggcgggcggcggcgggcggtggcGAGTGACGGTGGGCGGACGGCGACGCCGGGCCGAGGCGGGCGGCGGAAGGCCGGCATCGGCGAATGCGCGAGCGACAACGGATGGCGGTggacggtgggcggcggcggagggCGAGCGAGTGGCGGCAGCTGGCGGTGGCCGACGGCGGCAAAGGGCGGGGTGGGTGGCCGATTGCGGGGGGCGGGCGGGTGGCggcaagcgaaggtgacaaaattaaaaaaaaaaaattagtttcatTTCGCAagagtcctttagcccaaagtacctctagagagcatttgagatgcaattgcatcttcccaaagtgagccaaaaaatgaactaaataccatttgtatttggccaagggactttagagtcTCAATGCTTATTTCCAATGTTGAGCCAAATGGGGTCAGAATCCACTTGGGTGGTGGACTAATTGAgcttatttttcccttttttcttcctttttcttttaatagaTATTGCTAATTATATTGTGCATAAGATGAGCTTGAATTCGTGATTATTCTCCTAATTCTCACTGTTTAAATGGGCAATTTCACTTTGCTAGAATTAATGAAGTTGCTTTCCAAGCCGGAAATGACACAATTAGCAACTTATGTCGTGAACTTCCTTTTTGGGCCAAGCACCTTAGAGAATATAATAAAAGCGACAAAATTCGGAAGTGCTCCGAAGACATGTAAGCTCAATCCACCGCAATCTTTCGTTTGGGTGGATCGCCCATGCGATTCGCATGATCTTAAGGTAATAGCATATTGGACAGACATGAACCCAACGTACTTAATAATAATTTCTTAAGTACGGCATCGCTACATTTCTTTTAAAGAACAAGTAAATAGCCATTTTTAACTCAATATTTCACCATAATCTCTTATGTTTAGCCTTTAATAGAAAGATTGACTTTAACATAATGGAAAATACTATAGTGATAGCTCCACTCTTTCACTCTCTGCGTTGCTTTCCCCACATTTAATTCTCTATCCTCATTGCCAACTTCATAATTCCTTCTCCCTTCTTTTACATTACTCACCATGGTTTCATGTTCTTGCAAACCAATTTCTTGTCCTCTTTCTGATTCAATTCAAATCAACTTTTTACTCGTACAGATCAAGCCACAAAACTTTGTCGCATCGAACTCCTGACATCCATATATCGTCGCATGACCATGCGTGGGATGGCAAGGGCGATTAagagaaaaattatctaaaagttcctaaatttattgtggGTATggttaattcagttttaaacattttaattgtactaattttttttgttcattaattgtactaatttagtcataaatattttgacgatttgctaatttaatcataaactttttaattgtgtcaatttagtcctaaaccttttgacgattgaTATCAATGTAGCCATTTTGGCCAATTACCCAAATAagagttttaggactaaattgacaaatcttcaaaatgtttaggataaaattgacacaattgaaatgtttatgactaaattgacaaataatcaaaatatttatgactaaattaccataattaaaatgtttagggctgaattgaccaACGTACTattggtttaggactttttggacaattatctcgATGATTAAGTGTAACACACCCTAATCCTCAAGTCCACTACATCCACGAACCATATAAAAAGGGTAAATATAATAAGTTATGGACCCATATGTGACACTAATATATATACCGACATACAATTAGAAAGGTGAAATTACAAGTGTGACCTTTCGTAGGCATGCTAATTGCCAGCCAttttacgtggcacggtcaacatCCAACGTAGATGTTAAGCACTTTATGTAGATGTCCATGCATACAACAATAATCTCCACAAATATTCAATCATGTCATCAATCAAAATGGTGTATCAAAGCTGACAAAGCACGAACAATTTGAGAAAGTAATCGCCTGCCTCTTCTTGTTAAATCAGTTTGGACTCAAACCATATCACGAAGGATAAGATTCGATCAGTAGTTGCACGCAGCAAACATTGTTTGATGATGACATAATGCATGACAATCTCACTGGAGTATTGTAATGAAAGCGAAATTGATTAGAATTCTAATTCCCCGATAACCATGATGATGCGAATTTCAATCAATCTAAATTTGCACGTAACACCCTTGGCACTGTTGCTAGATAGTAGTCCAAATCATGAGTAGATTAGAAGTAATTGTAGGTGGATTTAATAGGGAGATGTATTGATTGTATCACAGatttgtatattttttattattggaaTAAATTGATCAgtggagaaaatctctccatcaatTAGGAGATCAATTAACCTTAGTGGATTGATTAGATGTATCAgtggagaaaatctctccatcaatTAGCAGATCAATTAGGAGAAGATCTCTACACCTCTTGTATATATACACTCATTCCGGGTTTTAATAATTAATCATCTGATTACACTATTTTCACATGGTATCATAGCGCATTTTTTAAatctccgttttttttttttttcatctccaTCAATTTTTTAACAAGGGTTCTACCACTAGTGCTTTCATGTGAGATTCTTTAAGCTTTGTCGTCTCTACCGACAACCTTGCGAACCCTTTTTCCTACATCCCTCTAATAATCCAGGGACAAATCTTGCTAGCCATCCCCTTACTGGTGACAATTACACCACTTGGCGCCGCACCATTATCATGGCTCTCTTTGCCAAGAACAAAATGGGATTTGTCAATGGCACCATTTTCAAACCGGCCACCACCGAATCGAGTTACGAAGCTTGGAACCGTGTTAACAACATAGTTCTATCTTGGCTCCCGAACTCCATCCATCGTGATCTTGCTGCTTCTGTTCTCTATGTTGATTCCGCTGCTGCCGTTTAGAATGACCTTTATGACCGTTTCTCTCCTTCAAACGGCCCACACATTTTCGCACTTAAGCGTACCATTGCTACTTTGCAACAAAACAACAATTCGGTCTCCAAATATTTCAATGCCTTGAAGGCTTATTGGCATGAATTGGGTACCTTGGTGTATATACCTTCTTGCACTTATGGTGCTTATAACACTTTTTCCACCCATTACCGGAATCACCAACTGATGCAATTCTTAATGGGTTTGAATGATGTATATGCACCAATACGAAGTCGGATCTTGCTTCAGGATCCTCTTCCCTCTCTGGGCTGCACCTATTTTCTCATCCTTCAAGATGAATTGCAACGACTTCTTCAATCACCCAATGCCATGGTTAAAGGATCTGCCTTACTCGTCATGCCCACCATGGGTGATGCTTCTGCTAGATCTGTTAATGCAGCCACCGGACTACAGTCCACTAATCAGCGTCAACGTTCTAAAGAACGGTGCATTTATTGCCATTTTACTGGTCACACTCGGGATGTCTGTTACAAACTTAATGGCTATCCTCCTCATTATTGAGCTGCTTGATGTTCTCAACCATGTCGGGACACCGTGGCTGCGCCCCTACTACCATCCACCATGTCCTCGGCCACTCCTGCGGTGAACTCATTTCTTGTCGAATAGTATCAGCAAGTTTTTCACTTGATCAATGAGGTAACCGTACAGCCAACAGCTAACCTCACGGGTATTtctctttgcctttcccttACAATACATGATTCCTCTATTTGGATCCTTGACATGGGAGCGACCGATCATGTCACTTACCTCCCTCATTTGCTTACCCATGTTCATGCCCCGCCTTCTACATCCATTAGCGTCCCAAACGGTCACACGGTTCCCATCACCATGGTGGGCTCTGTCCTTATTCATCCTCATCTTACCCTCACTAATGTCTTATGTGCCTCATCTTTTAAGTATAATTTGCTTTCGGTTCAACAACTTGCCTGTAAACTAAATGTGTCTATAACCTTTTATTCTTCTTATTGTATTCTCCAGGATCGCTCAATGGGGACGAAGATTGGACGGGGTCATGCTAGTGGTGGTCTTTACTATCTACAAACAACATCACATCCACAATCTTTTGCATCGTCATCCTACACTCGTGAGTTATGGCACAAATGGCTTGGCCACCCATCCTATACCACTATCATGGCATTACGGGATACGTTATCTTTCTCTTCCCATATCCCTACCCCGCTTTGTGAGATTTTTCCACTTGCTAAACACCGTCGGTTGTCTTTTCCTCGTAATTATATTACTAGTATTGAACCTTTTGAATTAATTCATTGCGATATTTAGGGATCTTATTCCCCCACTTTATCTTGTGCTCGTTATTTTCTCACAATTGTTGACGATTTTTCTCGTTGTACTTGGACATTTCTTatgaaattcaaaagtgagactTAAAACATTATTTGCTTTTTATGGGCGCACATTGCTACTCAATATACTCGTTCCATTAAAATTTTATCCACCGATAAtggttccaaaatttttttcacGATCCATGCAATCTTTTTTGGCTGCTAATGGTGTTGTTCACCATTATAGCATGGTTGCTACCACTCAACAAAATGGCATCGTTGAACGCAAACATGGTCATCTTCTTACCATGGCTCGTGCTTTGCGCTTTCAagcttcccttcttcttcatttttggggCGATTGTATTCTCACAGTCACTTATTTAATTAACAAATTACCCACCCCTTTATTGAATGGTACCACCCCTTTTCAAAGGCTATTGAACACCCCACCAACATATGATAATATTAGAGTTTTCAGTTGCCTTTGTTATACTTCTTGTGGTCATTTACATCATGACAAGTTTGGTGCTCGTGCCATCCATTGTATTTTTCATGGCTATCCAAGAGGACAAAAGGGTTATCTCCTTTTTTATCTCGACAACCACAAATATTTTACGAGTCGTGACGTCATTTTACACGAAACCGTATTCCCGTATGCCATCACCCCTTCCTCCATTTCTCCCGACCCTTTAGACGTGGTTCTTCCCATCCCCATTCCAAATCACACAATCAGTTAAGAACCCACTTCACCATCCATTAAGACTTCACCCTCACCCACTATGGAACCATCAATTCCCCCCACAACTCCATCCACCTTGGATCCACCAATTCCCACAACTACGGCTTCACATATCCCTTCTTCCACACCAACCAACTTTGGTGACACATCCAACCAGCCACGACATCCCACTAGGAATCATCACCCACCCCTTAAATTGCGTGATTACTACCGTGCGCATGTCTCCCGTCCAACTCCCAACCCACTCATGCGTGTTTCTCTAGGTTCACCTTACCCCTTAAGCTcttctattttatattttcgtttTAGCCATGcccattgtatttttttatcCGCTCTAACCCATGATCAAGAGCCTTCCACTTTCACAATGGCAAACAAGGATCCCAATTGGAAAGAAGCAATGGCTGCTGAGATAAAGGCTTTAGAGTTCAATAAAACCTGGTCCATTACCGATCTTCCTCTAGGGAAGGTACCCATTGGCTGCAAATGTGTTTATAAGATTAAGCGCAGGTCTGATGGTTCAATTGAACGGTACAAAGCTCGTCTCGTCGCCAAATGTTACACCCAAACCGAAGGCATTGACTATAATGAAACGTTTGCCCTCGTGGCCAAACGAGTAACCGTACAACGCCTTCTTGCCATTGCTGCTATACATGGATGGCccttacatcaaatggatgttaacAATGATTTTCTTCATGGGGATTTGGCCAAAATGGTTTACATGAAAATTTCACCCGGATTTGCTAAATAGGGGGAGCATTGGGTTTGTCGTCTTCGCAAATCACTTTATGGGTTGAAATAGGCTTCACGAAATTGGTTTTCTAAGCTATCCAATGCTCTCATAGCTACCGGTTTCTCCCAATCTAAAGCTGGTTACTCCTTATTTACATCTTGTCGACCCTCATCTTTCATGGTCATACTTGTGTATGTCGACAACATTGTCATCACCGAGGAGACCCAGCTGCTATAAATCTTTTGAAGCGTTATCTTAACTCATAATTTCAGATGAAAGATTTGGGACACTTAAAATATTTCCTTGGCATCGAAGTGGCTTGTGCCAAAGAAGATATATACCTTTCTCAACGGAAATATGCATTGGACATCATCAAAGATGTGGGTCTCTTGGGTAGTCGTCCCATTTATTTTCCTATGGAAACCAATATCAAACTTGTTACAGACAGTGGTACACCCCTCTTAGATCCGACGACCTATCGTCGCTTAGTTGAGTGTTTATTATATCTCTCCATCACTCAACTCGACATTACTTTTGCCATTAACATCTTGAGTCGACACATGAGCTCTCCCCGAGGGCCTCATTAGCAGGCTATTTTACGGGTCGTTCGCTACATCAAGAAGGCAGTAGAAACtgtaatttttttatcctcCTCTACTGCATTACAACTAAGGGCTTATTGTGATGCCGATTGCGATGCCTGTCTCATCACCCGACGTTCCATTACTAGTTATATTATGTTTCTTGGTGACAATCATCTCTCCTGGGAAACTAAGAAACAACACATGGTTTCTCGCTCTTCCGCCGAAGCTGAATATCGTGCCATGGTGTCCCCACTTGTGAGGTAACTTGGTTACAAGCATTACTAAAAGATCTTCGAGTACCTGCACATTCGGTCACTTTTTACTGTGATAATCAAGCAGCGCTTCACATTGCCTCTAATCCTGTATTTCACGAGCACACCAAATACATAGCAATTGATTTTCATCTCATCCGTGACAAAATTCAAATGGGTACTTTGAAGACAGCCCACATTCCCTCTAAGCTCCAATTAGCTGATGTTCTGACAAAGGCCTTGGGTAAAGAaatttttcatcatttgattTGCAAGCTCGTCCGTGATCTCCACGCTCAATCTTGAGGGGGGAGTATTGATTGTATCACGGatttgtatattttttattataggaatagattaatcaatggagaaaatctctccatcaatTAGGAGATCAATTAGCCTTAGTGGATTGATTAGATGTAACAGGgga
The sequence above is drawn from the Rhodamnia argentea isolate NSW1041297 chromosome 9, ASM2092103v1, whole genome shotgun sequence genome and encodes:
- the LOC115733257 gene encoding LOW QUALITY PROTEIN: flavin-containing monooxygenase FMO GS-OX5 (The sequence of the model RefSeq protein was modified relative to this genomic sequence to represent the inferred CDS: deleted 1 base in 1 codon; substituted 2 bases at 2 genomic stop codons), whose translation is MAKWSVKAAVIGAGMSGLVAARELRREGHTVVVFEKGSKVNSMWVYDPWVKSDLSGLDQAHEVVHSSMYKSLRTNLPRPIMGFLDYPFEAKHGVGVDPRPFPGDEEMLRFPRGFTADSGVVKLVXFEHEVVWVERVIEGRNEEWDVEWRTPDGEVRAEVFEAVVVCNGKYTEPRLAEFPGRSTWGGEQIYSHNFRVPEPYKDKIVVIIGNGPSAIDIANDILHVAKEVHLASKEVTKFKIHGGLYRHSPIDYAQDDGKLVFQNGSSIRANAIIHCSRYKYHFPFLKTNGIVNMDDNRVAPLYKHVFPPALAPSLTFIFIPCRTISTLLSELQSSWVAKILPGKLLLPSKEEMTSSVQEHCQQIEAVLWPKRHTHRLQLEKFDYENWLAGEXGLPPLEKWRQNMFSTSLNLLMRFGENWRDTWDVEKWMKEEEEEEGKEESDNIICTLECYKL